One Thunnus thynnus chromosome 18, fThuThy2.1, whole genome shotgun sequence genomic region harbors:
- the LOC137169751 gene encoding phosphatidate phosphatase LPIN1-like isoform X5: MNYVGQLAGQVFVQVKELYRGLNPATLSGCIDVIVVRQPDGSLQCSPFHVRFGKMGVLRSREKVVDMEINGEAVALHMKLGDNGEAFFVQETENDQEVVPSYLATSPILSDGAILMSSSLLGKSSGPPIQTLGSTGSAGETGGLMMKKRRKRRRKARADSMRREESGDYSEDEDMFTIDISSDEGTEMESNRQSATSSGMISVGLESRFGKWLKSERSSSRDVLRDEATAGSNGGSFKQTGVYTRSDGEWSPIQSPGNSRPTSPKSDSELMMKPSDTDNQNPAMHWAWGELPQAATPSFLPVKSNTPQVCPVSIPVSENTHFRVITHEMSAERCGPCSEMSAVRLLMPEETAATEETVVTVRMESESSRMESQAQVTTAGGAAARMMSDMEETMNRPLGKTDSPSKRKDKRSRHLGADGIYLDDITELEPEVAALYFPKSDGGATMRSISDPGLHSTSLSPQSLSSGGDSGVDSYCDHMADLPSIAISLCGGLTDNREITKEQFQEKIILYQQFVENPSIIDDPNLVVKIGSKYYNWSSAAPLMLAMQAFQKPLPKAAVENIMKEKMPKKGGRWWFSWRGRNSSTKSDSVSGACGSAEQAGKMSSRHKEESSSSDEDHGAAKQSSSSVQSEPGLTTGGVSYKKTLRLTSEQLLSLQLQDGPNDVVFSVTTQYQGTCRCQGTIYLWNWDDKIIISDIDGTITRSDTLGHILPTLGKDWTHQGIAQLYHKVSQNGYKFLYCSARAIGMADMTRGYLHWVNERGTMLPMGPVLLSPSSLFSALHREVIEKKPEKFKVECLTDIKNLFYPNTQPFYAAFGNRPTDVYSYKEVGVPLNRIFTVNPKGELVQEHAKTNISSYVRLGEVVDHVFPLKMRASSSDFPCSDTYSHFTYWREQLPRVDHQGTTPPQTPSPGS, from the exons ATGAACTACGTGGGCCAGTTGGCAGGCCAGGTGTTTGTCCAGGTCAAAGAGTTGTACCGAGGTCTCAATCCTGCCACCCTCTCTGGCTGCATTGATGTCATCGTAGTGAGACAGCCCGATGGCTCCCTGCAATGCTCACCCTTCCACGTTCGCTTCGGCAAGATGGGGGTCCTCCGGTCCCGAGAGAAAGTG gtGGACATGGAGATCAATGGAGAAGCAGTGGCTTTACATATGAAGCTTGGGGACAATGGAGAGGCATTCTTTGtccaagaaacagaaaatgatcag GAAGTTGTTCCCTCCTACTTGGCCACCTCTCCCATCTTGTCAGATGGAGCCATTCTGATGAGCTCCTCCCTGCTAGGGAAGAGCTCTGGGCCTCCCATACAGACCTTGGGCTCCACGGGGAGTGCCGGAGAGACCGGCGGtttgatgatgaagaagaggaggaagaggaggaggaaggccCGAGCGGACAGCATGCGGAGGGAGGAGAGCGGAGACTACTCTGAGGACGAAGACATGTTCACTATAGACATCAGCTCAGATGAAGGGACGGAGATGGAAAGCAACAG GCAGAGTGCAACAAGTTCAGGCATGATCTCTGTGGGTCTTGAAAGTCGTTTTGGAAAATGGTTGAAAAGTGAAAG gtcttCGTCTCGGGATGTCTTGAGAGACGAGGCAACAGCTGGTTCGAACGGTGGTTCTTTCAAACAGACTGGCGTCTACACTCGTTCAGATGGAGAGTGGAGTCCTATTCAGAG CCCTGGAAACTCGCGTCCCACCTCTCCTAAGAGTGACTCTGAGCTTATGATGAAGCCATCAGACACAGACAATCAGAATCCAGCCATGCACTGGGCCTGGGGAGAGCTGCCACAGGCTGCCACG CCATCCTTCCTCCCAGTGAAATCCAACACTCCACAAGTTTGTCCCGTATCCATCCCCGTATCTGAGAACACACACTTTCGTGTGATTACTCATGAGATGTCCGCAGAACGGTGTGGACCCTGCTCTGAAATGTCAGCAGTCAGACTGCTCATGCCGGAGGAGACAGCAGCTACTGAGGAAACAGTTGTCACAGTCAGGATGGAGTCGGAATCTTCCAGGATGGAGTCCCAGGCGCAGGTTACAACAGCGGGAGGTGCGGCAGCTCGTATGATGTCAGACATGGAGGAGACAATGAACCGTCCGCTAGGCAAGACGGACTCTCCATCCAAGAGAAAGG ACAAAAGGAGCCGCCATCTTGGTGCTGATGGAATCTACCTAGATGACATCACAGAGCTGGAGCCCGAAGTGGCAGCCTTGTATTTCCCTAAGAG CGATGGCGGTGCAACAATGAGGAGCATCTCAGACCCGGGCCTCCACAGCACCAGTCTGTCCCCACAGTCGCTCAGCTCTGGAGGAGACAGCGGCGTGGACAGCTACTGCGACCACATGGCTGACCTGCCGTCCATTGCCATCTCTCTGTGCGGTGGCCTCACTGACAACAGGGAGATCACTAAAG AGCAGTTCCAGGAGAAGATCATCTTGTACCAACAGTTTGTAGAGAACCCCTCCATCATCGATGACCCCAATTTAGTCGTAAAAATTGGATCCAA GTACTATAATTGGAGCTCTGCAGCTCCACTTATGCTGGCTATGCAAGCTTTTCAGAAACCACTGCCAAAG GCTGCAGTGGAGAACATCATGAAGGAGAAGATGCCCAAGAAAGGAGGGAGGTGGTGGTTCTCATGGAGAGGGAGGAACAGCAGCACCAAATCG GATTCAGTCTCTGGGGCGTGTGGCTCTGCTGAACAAGCTGGGAAAATGTCAAGCAG ACATAAAGAAGAGTCATCCTCTAGTGATGAAGACCACGGGGCAGCCAAGCAGAGCTCTTCCTCCGTCCAATCAGAGCCTGGGCTCACAACAGGAGGCGTGTCTTATAAGAAGACGCTCCGACTTACGTCAGAGCAGTTG ctgtctcTCCAGCTGCAGGATGGTCCCAATGATGTTGTGTTCAGTGTGACCACTCAGTACCAGGGAACCTGTCGTTGTCAGGGAACCATCTACCTCTGGAACTGGGACGACAAGATAATTATCTCTGACATAGATGGAACCATCACCAG gTCAGACACCTTGGGTCATATCCTGCCCACACTGGGGAAAGACTGGACCCACCAGGGCATTGCACAACTCTACCACAAAGTCAGCCA AAATGGTTACAAGTTCCTGTACTGTTCAGCTCGAGCTATTGGCATGGCGGACATGACCAGAGGTTACCTCCACTGGGTCAATGAGAGAGGCACCATGCTTCCTATGGGCCCTGTGCTTCTGAGCCCCAGCAGCCTCTTTTCAGCTCTGCACAG GGAGGTGATTGAGAAGAAGCCAGAGAAGTTCAAGGTGGAGTGTCTCACTGATATCAAGAACCTCTTCTACCCCAACACACAGCCTTTCTACGCAGCGTTTGGCAACAGACCAACG GATGTATATTCTTATAAAGAAGTAGGAGTCCCACTGAACAGGATTTTTACAGTAAACCCCAAAGGCGAGCTGGTGCAGGAGCATGCCAAGACCAACATCTCATC TTACGTACGTCTGGGTGAGGTGGTGGACCACGTGTTTCCCCTGAAGATGCGAGCCTCCTCCTCAGACTTCCCCTGCTCAGACACCTACAGCCACTTCACCTACTGGAGGGAGCAGCTCCCCCGGGTGGACCATCAGGGAACTACACCTCCGCAGACTCCCAGCCCTGGCAGCTGA